GCCTACACCTTTTATCAGTATGGTCGGGCGGTGCCGCAGATGGCCGAGGTGACTGGCAGGGCCGGTCTGGTCAGTACCAATGTGACCATCGACCGTCTGGATCCCGAGTCAGGAAAGCTTCTCTACTCCCTGAAGGCACAGCGCGCTGTCCACGGGCTGCAGGAAATTGCGCTGGAGGAGCTTGAGATGGCTTTTTTTGACTCCCAGCTCCAGGAGGTGCGAGCCCTCCAGGGCATCTACCGGCAGGGCGAAGAACTGGTACTGCTGCCCCGTGATTTTACGGCGACCACCGTTGATGGTTTTGTATTGCGGGGAAAAGATGCTATATATACGGTGCAGGAGCAAAGGCTTGTCTCCGAGAACCCTTTTGTCCTGACGGGCCAGGAGGGTTTCGAGCTTTCGGGAGATCGCATTGAGGTCTGGCGGGAGCCGGCCAGGATGCGTGCTGATGGCAATATCCGCGGAAAATGGAGTTTCGACCCATGAAATACACGATTTTGGCAGTTGTGGTAGCGCTTTGCTGGAATTTTGCCATGGCACAGTCCAACGGGGTCGTTTACACCATCGAGAGTAACCATCTGGAGATCAATGCCCATATCGGTGAGAGTCGCTTCTGGGGGAGTGTCGTCTTTGAGTCCCCCAGTTATGTTCTGCACGCCGATTCCCTGGTTGTGAGCGCCGTGCAAAACGCCGCTGGTCGACAGGAACTCCAGCGCCTGCACGCCTGGGATAACGTGGAGCTGTACTATGGGGACAAGCGGGGGTTTTCCGATACCCTCTACTACTACCACGATCGACAAACCATTGTGCTGGAAGGCAACGCGCGCCTGATTGACAGTCGCAGCTCCCTTGCCGCTCCCCGTATAACCATACACGAGCCGACTGGCGAGGCCTTTGTGGAAGGCGATGAAAGCGAGCGGGTGAAAGTGATATTTGAAGATGACCGTGCAGACTGATACCCGAGTTCTGGAAGCCCGCGGCCTGGTAAAACGCTACGGTAAACGTACCGTGGTGGACCAGGTGGATTTCCACGTCAACCAGGCTGAGGTGGTTGCCTTGCTGGGCCCCAATGGTGCCGGCAAGACGACCACCTTCTATATGACCGTTGGCCTGGTTCCGGCCGACGCCGGGTCGATATTCTTTGAAGGTCAGGATATTTCACCCCTGCCGGTGTACCGGCGCGGCCATCTGGGGCTGGCCTACCTGCCCCAGGAGCCCAGTGTCTTTCGCAAGCTCTCGGTGGAGGATAATATCTGGGCCCTGCTGGAGCTGCGTCGCGATATCAGCCTCTCCCGCAAACGCGAGATTCTGGAAGACCTGCTGCAGGAATTTCACATTACCCACATCCGCAAATCCATGGGTTACGTCCTCAGTGGCGGAGAGCGCCGCCGGGTGGAAATTGCCCGCGCTCTGGCCCAGAATCCGAAAATGGTCCTGCTGGATGAACCCTTTGCCGGCATTGATCCCATCGCGGTGGAGGAAATCCGTACCATTATCCGGCAGCTGCAGCAACGTGGAATTGCCACTCTGATCACTGACCACAATGTGCGCGAAACCCTGGGCACCTGTGATCGCGCCTATATTCTCTCCGACGGCAGGATTCTTGCGCAGGGCGATCCCACCACGATCACCAGTTCTCCCGCTGTGCGCCAGGCCTACCTGGGCGAAAACTACCGGGGCT
This portion of the Desulfurispirillum indicum S5 genome encodes:
- the lptC gene encoding LPS export ABC transporter periplasmic protein LptC, giving the protein MRKVAYAVSLLLFAYLAYTFYQYGRAVPQMAEVTGRAGLVSTNVTIDRLDPESGKLLYSLKAQRAVHGLQEIALEELEMAFFDSQLQEVRALQGIYRQGEELVLLPRDFTATTVDGFVLRGKDAIYTVQEQRLVSENPFVLTGQEGFELSGDRIEVWREPARMRADGNIRGKWSFDP
- a CDS encoding LptA/OstA family protein yields the protein MKYTILAVVVALCWNFAMAQSNGVVYTIESNHLEINAHIGESRFWGSVVFESPSYVLHADSLVVSAVQNAAGRQELQRLHAWDNVELYYGDKRGFSDTLYYYHDRQTIVLEGNARLIDSRSSLAAPRITIHEPTGEAFVEGDESERVKVIFEDDRAD
- the lptB gene encoding LPS export ABC transporter ATP-binding protein, with protein sequence MTVQTDTRVLEARGLVKRYGKRTVVDQVDFHVNQAEVVALLGPNGAGKTTTFYMTVGLVPADAGSIFFEGQDISPLPVYRRGHLGLAYLPQEPSVFRKLSVEDNIWALLELRRDISLSRKREILEDLLQEFHITHIRKSMGYVLSGGERRRVEIARALAQNPKMVLLDEPFAGIDPIAVEEIRTIIRQLQQRGIATLITDHNVRETLGTCDRAYILSDGRILAQGDPTTITSSPAVRQAYLGENYRG